In Rhizobium binae, one genomic interval encodes:
- a CDS encoding SDR family NAD(P)-dependent oxidoreductase produces MVNSLAGKRALITGAASGIGLDLTTHGDAFEILPCDLSVEERVAAAMRQAAAARLAGLDILVNNAGVMEEAPLGAISAAQVDRMFAVNVRGAIFTTREALPHLPDGGRIFNVVSELAYIGRTNASVYCATKAARLALTRSWARELAPRILVNAVAPGPTDTPLLGFETMDDRMREMETANPLGRIGRPEEVAAAIVFLTGPSASLFVGQCIGPNGAVMF; encoded by the coding sequence GTGGTGAACTCGCTGGCAGGTAAAAGAGCGCTCATCACGGGCGCGGCAAGTGGGATCGGCCTTGATTTGACGACGCACGGCGACGCTTTCGAAATCCTGCCCTGCGATCTAAGCGTTGAGGAGAGGGTGGCCGCCGCGATGCGGCAAGCCGCCGCCGCCAGATTGGCCGGTCTCGATATCCTTGTCAACAATGCGGGCGTCATGGAGGAGGCTCCGCTGGGCGCGATCTCCGCCGCGCAGGTCGACAGAATGTTTGCGGTCAACGTAAGGGGCGCGATCTTCACGACGCGAGAGGCCCTTCCCCATCTGCCTGACGGCGGAAGAATCTTTAACGTCGTGTCGGAACTGGCCTATATCGGCCGCACCAATGCATCGGTATATTGCGCTACGAAGGCTGCACGTCTGGCGCTTACCCGCTCATGGGCGCGCGAACTTGCGCCGCGCATCCTCGTCAACGCTGTTGCGCCTGGTCCGACCGACACGCCGTTGCTTGGTTTCGAAACCATGGACGATCGTATGCGAGAGATGGAAACAGCAAACCCCCTTGGGCGCATCGGTCGACCGGAGGAGGTCGCAGCCGCGATAGTGTTCCTAACGGGGCCAAGTGCGTCGCTGTTCGTGGGTCAGTGCATTGGCCCGAACGGCGCTGTCATGTTCTGA
- a CDS encoding S8/S53 family peptidase, whose protein sequence is MLFQIPDYSGPQGIAVEDVAPDDVVLRNGEQCCPGPSRGLGSLLEGFQWALSSGANVISTSLGFDFPSYCEWLVEKGYAPEAATSQALETFIPSDRAGNITGQSLGVDRGEVPW, encoded by the coding sequence ATGCTCTTCCAGATTCCAGATTACTCGGGACCACAGGGCATCGCGGTCGAAGATGTAGCGCCTGATGACGTCGTCTTGCGCAACGGCGAGCAGTGCTGCCCGGGTCCCAGCCGCGGTTTGGGGTCATTGCTGGAGGGGTTCCAGTGGGCGCTTTCGAGCGGTGCAAACGTGATCTCGACGTCGCTCGGCTTCGATTTCCCGAGCTATTGCGAGTGGCTGGTGGAAAAAGGGTACGCACCAGAAGCAGCGACCTCTCAAGCGCTCGAAACCTTCATTCCATCCGATCGGGCCGGGAACATCACCGGGCAATCGTTGGGTGTCGATCGTGGAGAGGTACCGTGGTGA
- a CDS encoding GlxA family transcriptional regulator codes for MKSLEPNAPVDRLKIGFVLAKSFTLSAFALFVDTLRLASDEFDRSGRVLADWEVLGSTRHLTTSSCGVKLAPTSDFVDPSQFQYIVVVGGLLNNGPSVDQETVDFLKKASTKKVKLIGVCTGSFILAEIGLMKEHRTCVSWLHYNTFRERFPDHQVRSDRIFNLDRTRGSCAGGSSAADMAALIVRRHISKEAERNALEVLHIEKARTALAIQTRKPLSIECKDPRIRAVLIMMEQHIEGRLPIEELAASVGLSRRQLERLFMGETKSSPALVYRRVRMERAKQLLIKTKASLIEVALEVGFENASHFSRAFSQTFGKSPTRMRATELS; via the coding sequence ATGAAATCGTTGGAGCCAAACGCGCCTGTCGACCGGCTGAAGATCGGTTTCGTGCTCGCGAAATCGTTCACGCTCTCTGCCTTCGCCCTCTTCGTCGACACGCTCCGCCTGGCGAGCGACGAATTCGACAGGTCAGGCCGGGTACTGGCCGACTGGGAGGTGCTCGGCAGCACGCGGCATCTGACAACGTCCAGTTGCGGCGTCAAGCTCGCGCCGACATCGGACTTCGTTGATCCCAGCCAGTTCCAGTACATTGTCGTGGTCGGCGGTCTGCTCAACAACGGTCCATCCGTCGACCAGGAAACGGTCGACTTCCTGAAGAAGGCATCGACAAAAAAGGTCAAGCTGATCGGTGTGTGCACCGGCTCCTTCATCCTTGCCGAAATCGGCCTGATGAAGGAGCACCGGACCTGCGTCAGTTGGCTGCACTACAACACGTTTCGCGAGCGCTTCCCCGACCACCAGGTTCGGTCCGATCGGATTTTCAACCTCGACCGGACAAGGGGCTCCTGCGCCGGCGGCAGCAGCGCCGCCGACATGGCGGCATTGATCGTCCGTCGTCACATCAGCAAGGAAGCCGAGCGCAATGCGCTCGAGGTTCTCCACATTGAAAAGGCGCGAACCGCGCTTGCCATCCAGACCCGCAAGCCGCTCTCCATCGAGTGCAAGGATCCAAGGATTAGGGCCGTGCTGATCATGATGGAGCAGCATATCGAGGGTCGATTGCCGATCGAGGAACTCGCCGCATCGGTCGGGCTCTCCAGACGACAGCTCGAGCGCCTGTTTATGGGGGAAACCAAAAGCTCCCCCGCCCTCGTCTACCGACGGGTGCGGATGGAACGCGCCAAGCAACTGCTCATCAAGACTAAAGCCTCCTTGATCGAAGTAGCGCTCGAAGTCGGCTTTGAAAACGCCTCCCACTTCTCCCGCGCCTTCTCCCAGACATTTGGAAAAAGCCCAACGAGGATGCGCGCTACCGAGTTGAGCTAG